A single Thermodesulfobacteriota bacterium DNA region contains:
- the cdaA gene encoding diadenylate cyclase CdaA, translating to MFEGVPVFTNIVDVVDILIVAAVLYWLMLLLKGTRAERMLWGLAVVVVVYFASQGLGLFTLQWILSNFLGSIVIIVIILFQQEIRRALAQMGRAFSSHETMSSTESLDEVSRAVSAMSADRVGGIIVIERGMDMKDLIDTGIELDAKVSRELLLAIFNPHSPMHDGAVLVHGNRVLKAGCILPLTEKELTKSIGTRHRAALGLSEQTDAAVVVVSEKTGEVSLVIEEKLELGLDPALLPARLKAALAPEDKPASSFFPWKAGR from the coding sequence ATGTTCGAGGGAGTGCCTGTTTTTACGAACATCGTGGACGTCGTGGATATCCTGATCGTCGCCGCGGTGCTCTACTGGCTGATGCTTCTGCTGAAGGGCACCAGGGCGGAGAGGATGCTCTGGGGCCTTGCCGTGGTGGTCGTGGTGTACTTCGCGAGCCAGGGGCTTGGCCTTTTCACGCTCCAATGGATACTCAGCAACTTCCTCGGCTCGATAGTTATTATAGTAATTATCCTCTTCCAGCAGGAGATAAGGAGGGCGCTCGCGCAGATGGGGAGGGCCTTTTCGAGCCACGAGACCATGAGCTCGACCGAGTCCCTCGATGAGGTGTCCAGGGCCGTCTCCGCCATGAGCGCCGACAGGGTCGGCGGCATTATAGTGATAGAACGCGGGATGGACATGAAGGACCTCATCGATACCGGCATCGAGCTGGACGCGAAGGTCTCCAGGGAGTTGCTCCTCGCTATCTTCAACCCCCACTCCCCCATGCACGACGGGGCGGTGCTGGTGCACGGCAACAGGGTGCTGAAGGCCGGGTGCATACTGCCGCTGACGGAAAAGGAGCTCACGAAGAGCATAGGTACCAGGCACAGGGCGGCGCTCGGGCTCTCCGAGCAGACCGACGCGGCTGTGGTGGTGGTCTCGGAAAAGACAGGCGAGGTGTCGCTCGTTATCGAGGAAAAACTCGAACTGGGGCTCGACCCCGCCCTGCTGCCCGCGAGGCTCAAGGCGGCGCTTGCCCCGGAGGATAAACCGGCCAGTAGTTTCTTCCCGTGGAAGGCCGGTAGATGA
- the ftsH gene encoding ATP-dependent zinc metalloprotease FtsH: MNQQLYKNIAMWLIIVAAAVLMFNLLSYKPIEPDKVIFSDFVQSMDSGEVESVTIQGNNISGRFKDGKEFSTFAPDDPELVGKLRAKGVKISAEPVVDTPSWGTILVSWLPFLLIIGLWVFFMRQMQSGGGKAMSFGKSRAKLLTEDQHRITFKNVAGIDEAKDEVEEIIDFLKDPKKFTKLGGRIPKGVLLIGSPGTGKTLLAKAIAGEAEVPFFTISGSDFVEMFVGVGASRVRDLFIQGKKNAPCIIFIDEIDAVGRHRGAGLGGGHDEREQTLNQLLVEMDGFESNEGVIIVAATNRPDVLDPALLRPGRFDRTVLVPKPDLNGRLEILKVHAEKVPLADDVELDVVSRGTPGFSGADLANLVNEAALLAARRGKDKVEKAEFDEAKDKLLMGSERKSMIISEEEKRNTAYHEAGHTLVARLIPGTDPIHKVSIIPRGMALGLTQQLPVDERYTHNREYLMSNIAVFMGGRVAEEVVMKHMTTGAGNDIERATELARKMVCEWGMSDKIGPLAFGKKEEHIFLGKEMAQRRDFSEGTAVEIDSEIKRIVRDNYKRAKKLIEGKIDVLHALAAALLEKEVLDGEEIDGIIFGDDKPPGRSEPEPEKESPAEGGRETPESEAVEPAAARAEAGGGK, from the coding sequence ATGAACCAGCAATTATATAAAAATATAGCCATGTGGCTCATCATAGTGGCCGCGGCCGTCTTGATGTTCAACCTCCTGAGCTACAAGCCCATCGAGCCGGACAAGGTTATCTTCAGCGACTTCGTCCAGTCCATGGACAGCGGCGAGGTCGAGTCGGTCACCATCCAGGGCAACAACATAAGCGGCAGGTTCAAGGACGGCAAGGAGTTCAGCACCTTCGCCCCGGACGACCCCGAGCTCGTCGGGAAGCTCAGGGCGAAGGGCGTGAAGATATCCGCCGAGCCGGTGGTGGACACCCCCTCGTGGGGCACCATACTGGTCTCATGGCTCCCGTTCCTCCTTATAATAGGGCTGTGGGTATTCTTCATGCGCCAGATGCAGTCCGGAGGGGGCAAGGCCATGAGCTTCGGCAAGTCCAGGGCAAAGCTCCTGACCGAGGACCAGCACAGGATCACCTTCAAGAACGTGGCCGGCATAGACGAGGCCAAGGACGAGGTCGAGGAGATAATCGACTTCCTGAAGGACCCGAAGAAGTTCACGAAGCTCGGCGGCCGCATACCCAAGGGGGTGCTCCTTATCGGCTCGCCGGGCACGGGTAAGACGCTTCTCGCCAAGGCCATAGCCGGCGAGGCCGAGGTGCCTTTCTTTACCATCTCCGGGAGCGACTTCGTCGAGATGTTCGTCGGCGTGGGAGCTTCACGGGTCAGGGACCTCTTCATACAGGGCAAGAAGAACGCCCCGTGCATAATATTCATAGACGAGATAGACGCGGTCGGCAGGCACAGGGGCGCGGGGCTCGGCGGCGGACACGACGAGAGGGAGCAGACTCTTAACCAGCTCCTTGTCGAGATGGACGGCTTCGAGAGCAACGAGGGGGTTATAATCGTCGCGGCCACCAACCGTCCCGACGTGCTCGACCCCGCACTCCTTAGGCCCGGAAGGTTCGACCGTACCGTGCTCGTTCCCAAACCGGACCTGAACGGGAGGCTGGAGATCCTGAAGGTGCACGCCGAGAAGGTCCCGCTTGCCGACGACGTGGAACTCGATGTGGTCTCCAGGGGCACTCCGGGCTTTTCCGGCGCGGACCTCGCCAACCTCGTGAACGAGGCGGCGCTCCTTGCCGCGAGAAGGGGCAAGGACAAGGTAGAGAAGGCCGAGTTCGACGAGGCCAAGGACAAGCTCCTCATGGGCAGCGAGCGGAAGAGCATGATAATAAGCGAGGAGGAGAAGCGGAACACCGCCTACCACGAGGCGGGGCACACGCTCGTCGCAAGGCTCATCCCCGGCACCGACCCGATACACAAGGTTTCCATAATCCCCAGGGGCATGGCGCTCGGGCTCACCCAGCAACTGCCCGTAGACGAGCGCTACACCCACAACAGGGAGTACCTCATGAGCAACATCGCGGTCTTTATGGGCGGCAGGGTCGCCGAGGAGGTGGTCATGAAGCACATGACCACCGGCGCGGGCAACGACATAGAGAGGGCCACCGAGCTCGCGCGCAAGATGGTCTGCGAGTGGGGCATGAGCGATAAGATCGGCCCTCTTGCCTTCGGCAAGAAGGAGGAGCACATATTCCTCGGTAAAGAGATGGCCCAGCGCCGCGACTTCAGCGAGGGGACGGCCGTTGAGATAGACTCCGAGATAAAGAGGATCGTAAGGGACAACTACAAGAGGGCGAAAAAGCTCATCGAGGGCAAGATCGACGTGCTGCACGCGCTCGCCGCCGCGCTCCTCGAAAAAGAGGTCCTCGACGGCGAGGAGATAGACGGGATAATCTTCGGAGACGATAAACCCCCGGGCCGCAGCGAGCCGGAGCCGGAGAAGGAGAGTCCGGCGGAGGGGGGTCGGGAGACCCCCGAGTCCGAGGCCGTGGAGCCGGCCGCTGCCAGGGCGGAGGCCGGGGGGGGCAAGTAA
- the folP gene encoding dihydropteroate synthase translates to MRPPIRCLEIRSAEEARSEMELVGADPVGIKLMAPKQLHQNIKVEALTPAQANILKQDILAVGGDAAVSKGTVSCRVGTTDAILSGTRKQIKLLIKKLRLQPYDLPALAKQLGDVLANTERGKLTLKGRSGSWTLGERTLVMGILNVTPDSFSDGGLYLEEEKAVRRAREMAGEGADFIDVGGESTRPGAAPVDEAEEVKRVIPVVRALAKEGMAVSVDTTRAAVAREALEEGAEMINDVSALEGDPEMAGVVAESGAAVVLMHMRGTPRNMQENVGYRDMMGEIFNYLRERLDYAESSGIGAESTVIDPGIGFGKSAAGNMEIIKRLGELKALGRPILLGSSRKSFIGKTLGTANGRNLAGTLATVTAAVLNGAHIVRVHDVGEAREAAAMATALRSAPRKPDA, encoded by the coding sequence TTGAGACCGCCTATACGATGCCTTGAGATAAGGTCCGCGGAAGAGGCCCGCTCGGAGATGGAGCTTGTCGGGGCCGACCCCGTGGGCATAAAACTCATGGCCCCCAAGCAACTCCATCAAAACATCAAGGTCGAGGCCCTCACCCCCGCACAGGCCAATATACTCAAGCAGGATATACTCGCGGTAGGCGGCGATGCCGCCGTGTCGAAGGGTACGGTCTCGTGCCGGGTGGGTACCACCGACGCCATCCTTTCCGGTACCAGGAAGCAGATCAAGCTGCTTATAAAGAAGTTAAGGCTTCAGCCTTACGACCTCCCGGCGCTCGCGAAGCAGCTCGGCGACGTCCTGGCCAATACGGAGCGCGGAAAGCTCACCTTGAAGGGACGGAGCGGAAGCTGGACCCTCGGAGAGCGTACGCTCGTTATGGGCATCCTGAACGTAACGCCCGATTCCTTCTCCGATGGCGGGCTCTACCTTGAAGAGGAGAAGGCTGTTCGGAGAGCCCGCGAGATGGCCGGCGAGGGGGCGGACTTTATCGACGTCGGCGGTGAGTCCACGAGGCCCGGCGCCGCGCCGGTGGACGAGGCCGAGGAGGTTAAGAGGGTCATACCGGTCGTCAGGGCGCTGGCGAAGGAAGGGATGGCGGTTTCGGTGGATACCACCAGGGCGGCCGTGGCAAGGGAGGCGCTCGAAGAGGGGGCCGAGATGATAAACGACGTGAGCGCCCTCGAGGGAGACCCGGAGATGGCCGGGGTCGTTGCCGAGAGCGGCGCGGCGGTCGTCCTTATGCACATGAGGGGTACGCCGCGGAACATGCAGGAGAACGTCGGGTACCGGGACATGATGGGCGAGATATTCAACTACCTGAGGGAAAGGCTCGATTACGCCGAGAGCTCGGGCATAGGGGCCGAGAGCACGGTCATAGACCCGGGCATAGGTTTCGGCAAATCCGCCGCCGGCAACATGGAGATAATCAAGAGGCTCGGGGAGCTGAAGGCGCTCGGAAGGCCGATACTCCTCGGGAGTTCGAGGAAGTCCTTCATAGGTAAGACGCTCGGTACGGCGAACGGCCGGAACCTTGCCGGTACGCTCGCGACAGTGACGGCGGCCGTACTGAACGGGGCGCATATCGTCCGCGTCCATGACGTAGGGGAGGCCCGCGAGGCCGCGGCGATGGCCACGGCCTTGAGGTCGGCGCCCCGGAAGCCGGACGCTTAG